A portion of the Apus apus isolate bApuApu2 chromosome 3, bApuApu2.pri.cur, whole genome shotgun sequence genome contains these proteins:
- the LOC127382598 gene encoding cygnin-like, giving the protein MRFLYLVFAVFLLVSLATPGYGQVRKHCPKVGYCSSKCSKADVWSHSYDCKYYCCIPAGWKGK; this is encoded by the exons ATGAGGTTTCTCTACCTGGTCTTCGCTGTCTTCCTCCTGGTCTCCCTGGCCACTCCAG GCTATGGGCAGGTGAGGAAGCACTGCCCCAAGGTGGGGTACTGCTCCAGCAAGTGCTCCAAGGCAGACGTATGGTCCCACTCCTATGACTGCAAGTACTactgctgcatcccagctggCTGGAAGGGGAAATag